A window of the Brassica napus cultivar Da-Ae chromosome C5, Da-Ae, whole genome shotgun sequence genome harbors these coding sequences:
- the LOC111206569 gene encoding NAC transcription factor 56-like, with amino-acid sequence MESTDSPGGPPPPPQPNLPPGFRFHPTDEELVVHYLKPKAASAPLPVAIIAEVNLYKFDPWELPAKASFGEQEWYFFSPRDRKYPNGARPNRAATSGYWKATGTDKPVLASDGNQKVGVKKALVFYRGKPPKGIKSDWIMHEYRLIDNKPNNRPPGCDFGNTKNSLRLDDWVLCRIYKKNNAGRHVDNDKDHDMIDYIFRKIPPSLSMAAATTGLHHNVSRSMNFFPGGYGIFSDGDHGLYNGSGMINNNIAVCSNVAGPVNSDPNAVGNCLNPASSSGPMMMANLKRALPVPFWPAAEEEHDVSPSKRFHGGAGGGDCSNMSSSMMEETPPLMQQQGGVLGDELTTSYQLPGLNWYAS; translated from the exons ATGGAGAGCACCGATTCTCCCGGTGGTCCTCCACCGCCGCCGCAGCCTAACCTTCCTCCAGGATTCCGGTTTCACCCAACCGACGAAGAACTAGTCGTTCACTACCTTAAACCCAAAGCCGCCTCCGCTCCTTTACCTGTCGCCATCATTGCCGAAGTCAATCTCTACAAATTTGATCCATGGGAACTTCCAG CCAAGGCATCGTTTGGTGAGCAGGAATGGTACTTCTTCAGTCCTAGAGATCGGAAGTATCCGAACGGAGCTAGGCCGAACAGAGCGGCAACGTCAGGGTACTGGAAAGCGACGGGTACTGACAAACCGGTGCTAGCCTCTGACGGTAACCAAAAGGTCGGCGTGAAGAAGGCACTGGTCTTCTACAGGGGCAAACCTCCAAAAGGTATTAAAAGTGATTGGATCATGCATGAGTATCGTCTCATAGACAACAAACCGAACAACAGACCACCAGGATGTGACTTCGGCAACACGAAAAACTCCCTCCGG CTTGATGATTGGGTGCTATGTCGCATCTACAAGAAGAACAACGCAGGTCGACATGTGGATAACGATAAGGATCATGACATGATCGATTACATCTTCAGAAAGATCCCTCCGTCGTTATCAATGGCGGCTGCTACCACCGGACTTCACCATAATGTCTCTAGGTCTATGAACTTCTTCCCCGGCGGTTACGGAATTTTCTCCGACGGCGATCACGGTTTGTACAACGGAAGTGGCATGATCAACAACAACATAGCCGTCTGCAGCAACGTTGCTGGCCCCGTTAATAGTGATCCTAACGCCGTCGGTAACTGTTTGAATCCTGCTTCTTCCTCTGGACCGATGATGATGGCGAACCTGAAACGAGCTCTTCCGGTGCCATTTTGGCCTGCAGCGGAGGAAGAGCATGATGTATCTCCGAGCAAACGCTTTCACGGCGGAGCAGGAGGAGGAGACTGTtcaaacatgtcttcttcaatgATGGAAGAGACACCACCGTTGATGCAACAACAAGGTGGTGTGTTAGGAGATGAGTTAACGACGTCGTATCAGTTACCTGGTTTAAACTGGTACGCCTCTTAA